The genomic interval AATTAAGAGGGGCCACCTTATAGAGAAGAAGTTgaaatttatatcaatttttaaaagttttgaaagaagaaaattagaaaCCTTAGATGCTTCTTACaatgtacattatttaattatcataaatcaactttgaaattattcatacaaatattattttttttcaaaagtattaaattgcaataaaaagtAGAGAATCTCATAGCCTAAGGTCAAGACACAGTAACACCACACCTAAAAGAGCCGACAAAAGAATAAGGACAAAAACCATCCAAACCCGCAAAATCCCCAAATCATGTACAATTCATAGAAAAAGATCTCAAGGAGATGAGCTCTCATGAGTACCCTCTATAGAAGTATCTATCTTACTTAAAATAGCAAATAAATCTCAGATCGCACAATCTAACTAACCATTTAGGGAGGACGCAAATGTGCTCAGTGGACACAAAGATTATGCTTGAAGAAGGGAGACTCATACAAATGTTATGATGGTAAATTGCATGATAAAATTTAAGAGCTAAATTGGAACTTATAAAACTATACTcacattcaattttaaaatgaaaacactCAAAATATCAAAGGACTAGATTATGTATTAATTTTTCCCTAGATTAGGCCTTAGAAGCTACTAAATTTGTTTGGTTTAGCACTTTCATTAATGGACTATACCTAAAAGAGAGATTAGTCTAAAATAATAACATGACTATtgtccaagtttttttttcttctttttttccaaGAAAGCATTACCAAAGAAAGTTCATGTAAAATGatacttaatttcaaattcaagcCCTTTTATACAAAAGTCATACataatgacatatttggaaGTTATCTCAAATGATAAACAAATCCCATGATAGAAAACAACTCGTCAAAACGACATGGACGAAATTAACCAAAAGCTTCAAATGTCAAACCACTTTTTTCTTCCCATAAGAACCTACCCTTCCACACTATAAAAACAGCCACTTTCTTATCATTTTTCCCGAACACTAATACACAAATAACTCATGTTTGATATTCAAAAGCTTTAGCTTCTTCATCTCTTCTCTTTCCTATACCTAATTCTAGGTCATCTCATGATGTCGGGTTCGTCGATGCTCGAGGAGAACGGCGTAAAGAAGGGGCCGTGGACGCCGGAGGAAGATCGGAAACTAGTGGATTATATTGAGAAACATGGGCATGGGAGCTGGAGAGCTCTTCCAAAACTTGCTGGTTTGAATAGGTGCGGCAAGAGTTGTAGATTAAGGTGGACCAACTATCTTAGACCTGATATCAAAAGAGGAAACTTTTCTGATCAAGAGGAGCAAATTATCATCAACTTACATGCTTCTCTTGGAAACAAGTAAGCTTTTTGAATCTAATCTTTAGATATTAATATCAACTTTATATATATCTAATAACACAAATCTAATTTATTGTTGAGTAAAAATAGTTTAAACACATCCATTTGTTGGAGTTGGTTTTCAACtactcttaattttaaaatgcattTGAAGAAGATATattcttcatcaattttagttttaaaagctTATGTTGTTTCCTTGATTACTTGTGtgtgttttccttttttcatattttagttcataaacTAGTTCATTctacataaaaattattttagttattattgttAACTTTTCATTCATGACCCATCATCTAATCTTTCTACTTACAGttaatttgtctttttttattttttttttggtattgaTATTTATCCTTTGAGTAAAGGAAAAAGATATCACTTGAAGTTTTTGCGATGTGATTATAGAAAATTAACGAAACACCTAAAcgggttttttattttttattttttattttttaaaaacaagtcgtacaaatttgaaagttcaacCACCAAAATTGAATAAAGATAAATTAAGGGATTTGAAGATTCTGagaagtttttatttttgtttttgttttgcaaTTAGATGGTCAATAATAGCGAGTCATCTACCGGGGCGAACGGATAATGAAATTAAGAACTTTTGGAACACTCACTTAAAGAAGAAGCTTCTTCAAATGGGGATTGATCCAGTCACCCACATCCCTATAACTGATCATCATCTCAACACTCTCTCAAATCTTCAtcacttgctttctcttcccACATCTCCATGGGACAATCCATTAAGGCTACACAATGAAGCAACTCAACTAGCAAAAGCTCACCTCCTCCAAAATCTTCTACAACTTCTATCCTCCTCTCATTCTTCTCTATCCATTTCCAATAACCTCTTCAACACACAACAAATCTCAGACCTAACTTATAATGATCTCTCCATTGGATCTTCTTTTCAAAACATCCCAATTAACATAGAGCCTCCACAGGAACCACTACCATGTGAGAATTACACAGCGGCCACGGACGGCGTGTTAGGATTCGAAAACAATAGCGATCGAGTGAAGACTTTTTACGacacaaatcaaaatttaaactcaCTTCCCAACTTGATTCCAGCTTCTCCTGAATGCTCGAAAATTCCAACCACGGTTGAAAATAATTGGGAAAATCTTATAGACGAGGAAGCTTTCGATTCATCCTGGAAACATATTATAAAGTAAGTCTTATGAATATGAATAAAAAGATGAAATTTACCATTACTTTTGTAAGAttcaaaatcactcctaaacataCTTAGAGGTGCACTTTTACCTTAAGTGTTCTAAATTATATAATACTTAGACCATGCTTGTTtagttgatgtttttttttcttcttttttctttttctcacagcCAAAGTACTCCTTCTTCGCCATGGACGGTCTCGTAGAGGTTCGGTATCGGATGTCATTTCTTAACAAATCGTGAAGATATGTGAAGAATTTTACGTTTTCTTTGTATATGAATAGATTTGTTTGAGCTTTTGATTATCATGTATGATTCTTATATAAATAACATGGGATCGAGACgttaattaatatttcatttgtGAATTTTGCTTAGGAACAGAATGCATGCATTTTATCCAGCAATTTCAGCTCATTTactaatttattttctaattaattgaTCTTCTATTGGATAACTTTTTAGGATCATAATCCaagtttaaaacttttttgACGAAAAGAGAGTTTCAAAAAGCTAACTTGTCTGCATTTTCAAATTTGGCTTCTATTTCAAAAGTATATaatttttagaaggaaaaaatgaatcaaagaaAATGAATATACTAAAcaaattctttacttttatAAAGTAGTAAAATAGAAGCAGAATTATTATGAAATGAGATTGTAATTATAAAATGTATCCACTATTTCAAACATGATTCATTCGACTTATGTGTGTGTTCATAGATTTTGTCTTGTAGCTTGTCAAAATATAAGAAGTCCACCTCAAATTAATAATtgcctaaaaaaaaataataattatataaatttctcATATTCTCCCATTAGTATCTACCTGCTTTCACCGGTACTACAAGAAAAAAAGGCTCTCCCGACGCATAAAAAGAATGTCATAATCGGagtttttttgtgtgtttttggaTGTTTATGAGCGTCAGGAATGTTGTGGGGGTTAGGTTGAGTTTGGTTATACTCATTTTTTATAGGTTATACAAGCATGCACTGAAAccaaacataatcaataagcactctaattacttttaatttgagttctaaaagcatggtTTGACAGAaattcaaaagagggtttctTATGAACATAcatttgatgaattctctcaacttcaagctgctcttcacgtgATTCTAGCTTCAATTCagcagtgaaccaccaagagatcttctctactattcccagccttgaatttgaatgGTGGAACTCCAATTAGAGTGAATTTTTGAAGGTTGTAAGTGTGGATTTTTCTCAAGACGAATTTTTGCAATAGTCTTCTAAACAACTCAGAAATTCACCCTTCCAATCTTCAATTTTAGAGCTTTTATACACAAAATGCATGCAAGCACTCAAACTTAGCTCAATGCCAGCAGCAATTCGATGAAGTGGGATTTGTTTGTAAATATGggaggaacacctcctacttggtaAAAATATGGGAAGAACTCACTCAAAAccaagtttttgtttttccaattttaaattttaatcaattctaaaattaactaaaatttgatttaattaattcataattaattaaatctaaaatatcaaaactcaatttcttaaattgaattgaaattgaaacttaatttgatttttaattaattaaacatatttaattaattaaataattcaatatcaaatattaaattaatcacacatccAATTTTaatcatgaatcttattcatgtaattaatatttaaatcattatttaaatattataaactctccaattccatttaatttcaataaattaattgttaattatatcaaatataattatacaatccctaattcgaatttgaacttattcaaattcaaaattctaatttcaatttgaacatttttaaattaaatttcaatttgatcaattcaaattgatatcatttcaaattcactcaatttattaattcaaggtgctcatgttttacgagttagtagagcGACCTTATGAACCttcagatcatgagctccaacaatttaagattaattggctaaaactctttacatcggattaatcaatattcgttaactatcaagtcacgctactatagctcaatagttgcacccTCTTCAcattagatatatttgtgttcacTTGATTTAAGCATAACcaataagtcgacccttcacaggttgttcgtaatcgcagctgggtcaatatgttgttttaccccccaTATTaagtcttgctccttaagttccactaattctttaatgaacaattgatttttaatcCAACCACTAAACCAtatctctctcgggccaatgagagggtggggctccttgttcaagacctggatttagtacttaagagaacaacctttgtTCTATCCCTAAACTAGGTAGTcgtgaattccttattgcaccctatgtctccagctatctactcggtcttacccctgaaatgggaggcttatttcatcggcgctgttgagccaaccttcacctatgcaaatctaaggataatcccaaataaacaaaagttcatagttagctcaggactaaaatcgagttacctaggtcatctaagcgaaatagtcagtcttaaacagtaaacaacattataaagtaagagtgacttatttcttggtccgatcttatgcaaactcattgcataagacgccctcattcctcatgtcaatacatgaacgaatcaggatcactttgtttgtagcatcTTTACAGCaacttgtaacaattacaaagtgggctgcatctaatagtgttacccaGAATAatgtacccaatcttattcatatattatagattatttttactatttaccttgacctgatccacttttatgtctccacataaagttcaagtattcatataatagccatggatcttagtttattggatttagacttaaTCAAtacaatttatagattcaataacaactttattgaaataatatcgaataacatctttattgataatagaatatgtttaactttacaaattgtgagttttaggacatacattccaacaatactcccacttagactaaaactccagtggataaatatatacaatgttgagtacaatgagagaataaaaggtataaataaaaaaactaaggcattagatacccataaattctcccacttgccctagtgataagTATCTCGAAGACCTAGTCCTagtaggtgaccctcgaacactttagccaggagggcctttataaatggatcaactaagttgtcttgtAACGCTATCTGTGTGATGATGACATCTGCTCTTTGTACAATCTCCCtcatgagatggtacttccactcgatgtgttttccacgtttatggcttcgaggttcctttgagtttgcaactgctccactgttatcgCAATATAGAGTGActggcagatgcatatttggaaccacttccaaatcagttaGGAACTTTCTGAGTCATATTGTTTCTTTTGCTGTTTCACTTGCAggtacatactcaacttccattatggagtcagcaatacaactttgttttatacttctccacactactgctcctccattcagagtgaatactgaccccgaagttgatttccttgaatctatATCGggctgaaagtcagaatccgtgcattcaataaggatcagatccttagtaccatacatgagcatataattcctcgttcttcgaagatacgtGAGAATTCTTTtaatggcagtccaatgatcatatccatgattggactgaaatctgttGACTATTTCagctgcatagcatatgtcgggatgagtacacaacatggcatacattaaactccttactgctgatgcatatggaattcgtttcataacctcaacatcttgagtTGTCTTAGGAATTTGTTCCTTAGAATGATGAATTCCATGTTTGAAAGGCAacattcctttcttggaattttgcatttaatatctagacaacatcttatctatataagatgcttgagataatgctaaagttcTATTCTTTTGATTCCAAACTATTTGAATCCTAAGAATATATTGCACTTCACTcagatctttcatttggaattgcataGCAAGCCATCTCTTGACGTCAACCgaaaattctacttcatttcctatgagtagaatatcatcaacatacaagaCCAGAAAAATGACAGTTTTgctaatgattttcttgtaaacacaaggttcgtcaacattttgttcaaagccataagatttgatcgcagtgtcaaatctcataatcCATGATCTAGATGATTGTTTCAACCCagaaatggatcgattaagcttgaaaactttttgctcttgaccctaatctatgaacccttctggttgagacatatagatactttcttcaagatagccatttagaaaggctatcttgacatccgTTTGTCAGATTTCATTATCATAAAATGCAACTATGGACAAGAGTACTTTAATAGACTTTACCATGGCaactagagagaaggtttctttaaAGTCTACCTCCtatctttgggtaaacccttttaccATAAGTtttgctttgtaggtctgtacatTACCAACTTGGCCtagttttctcttgtagatccatttgcatccGATGGGTTTTACTTCCTCAAGtttatctacaagatctcaaatagaattaaagtacatagactccatttcaaggtccatggctttaatccattggtctttatcccCATCATGCTTGTTTAAAATTCAATGGAtgctctaagccatcatctggtatgatgacttgaatttcagttaaacccatataccaGTCAGATGTTGCATAACCCTCCAACTatgtcgaggcactctcaactcttgagaaggatgtgaaaaACTAGTctcattaacaactcttgttgatggacctgctctatcaacaacccttattgatgcatttgtcgtttttctagacatttcttctattactagcctaCAATGAGGTTGATGTTTCTTCATATGGTCCTCTTCCAAGAATGTTGCATTTGTTGACAAAAATACTCTATTTTCTCGAGGATCGTAAAAGTAACCACCTTTTGcttctttagggtagcctagaaataggcatacttttgaacgacattctaattttttagaattttgcaccaacatgtgtcctgggcaaccccagattatgaagtgatgtaaacttctTTTACGTCCTCTCCTAAGCTCATAAggtattttagaaacacttttcgagggaaccatgttcaaaatatacactgcagtttcaactgcgtgtccccaaaaagaatttggtaattgGGCATGACTTATCGtggaacaaaccatgtccaacaaggttttgtttctcctttatgccacaccattttgttgaggtgtattaGAGGCTACGAGTTGAGCCTGCATTCCatattctattaaatagttctggaattctaggTCTATATACTCagcacctcgatctgatcgaagtgttttaaactttttatctaattggttttcaactgctgccttatattctttgaacttttcatatATTTC from Benincasa hispida cultivar B227 chromosome 10, ASM972705v1, whole genome shotgun sequence carries:
- the LOC120088883 gene encoding transcription factor MYB93-like — translated: MMSGSSMLEENGVKKGPWTPEEDRKLVDYIEKHGHGSWRALPKLAGLNRCGKSCRLRWTNYLRPDIKRGNFSDQEEQIIINLHASLGNKWSIIASHLPGRTDNEIKNFWNTHLKKKLLQMGIDPVTHIPITDHHLNTLSNLHHLLSLPTSPWDNPLRLHNEATQLAKAHLLQNLLQLLSSSHSSLSISNNLFNTQQISDLTYNDLSIGSSFQNIPINIEPPQEPLPCENYTAATDGVLGFENNSDRVKTFYDTNQNLNSLPNLIPASPECSKIPTTVENNWENLIDEEAFDSSWKHIIK